One genomic region from Mustelus asterias unplaced genomic scaffold, sMusAst1.hap1.1 HAP1_SCAFFOLD_618, whole genome shotgun sequence encodes:
- the LOC144487144 gene encoding uncharacterized protein LOC144487144 produces MATQFQIAEFYPDPFEAVPRAGAERSEEEGSDGGSPERRPSGVRGRRVEVSEVVAFPDGGCVTRRMTLPEEELLEDMGSFRGRTRSEPPNFWLAVQYGRELRRMSDEFVSSFNEAKVILLPLVLSQYWNTASAVDNSWLMKLRARIRIPPRPCEKFGLEKKDNSVETLCLPLIRTDS; encoded by the exons ATGGCGACACAATTCCAGATCGCCGAGTTCTACCCTGACCCCTTCGAGGCTGTGCCGAGAGCCGGGGCTGAGAGATCGGAGGAGGAAGGATCGGACGGCGGGAGCCCCGAGCGGCGGCCCAGCGGAGTCCGAGGGAGGCGTGTAGAAG TGTCGGAGGTGGTTGCATTTCCGGATGGCGGTTGCGTCACTCGGAGGATGACCTTACCCGAGGAGGAGCTGCTGGAGGACATGGGGTCATTCAGGGGACGCACGCGATCCGAACCCCCCAACTTCTGGCTGGCGGTTCAGTACGGACGGGAGCTCCGTCGCATGAGTGATGAATTTGTCTCCAGCTTCAACGAAGCCAAG GTCATCCTTCTCCCTCTGGTACTCTCTCAATATTGGAATACAGCAAGCGCAGTGGACAATTCCTGGTTAATGAAATTGAGAGCCAGAATTCGTATCCCACCTCGGCCGTGTGAGAAATTTGGATTGGAGAAAAAGGACAATTCCGTGGAAACTTTGTGCcttccactcatcaggacagactcaTGA